A stretch of Besnoitia besnoiti strain Bb-Ger1 chromosome III, whole genome shotgun sequence DNA encodes these proteins:
- a CDS encoding hypothetical protein (encoded by transcript BESB_049880) yields the protein MLVTHVPRRARLQSVAPSKTRRGFLSSSSSSLLSPLSPSLPSSSSADGGRPARPLLRLSAPSSSVALSASSVPSPFSSLSSPSSLSSFSLPGGKEVRRFIGVMASLSSGQMTTREYEEAFLPRRLKRIKVFSSPPPSELPAHFHKRLDHAYSNPRSILKLYRQYMRKDDQPAYDWLVRCFCQLGNTFGFNSFWATKDKQVIHALPSFKFLVYDLIERKHLIQPQQVPRLLYALACLEYRSWHLLPTLLEHVEANLQKWRTPTLANLALTLSLMGVGDDKPDTNQFGPPDLLSRDYSGLVSKIALEVHRRLASVSEADSSSPSSASEFLEEPRKSPLHDAFGCVPFDYAGLAFALTLQGSYDVHLPSQDETSSSSLALFLQRACQPLSLEQLESSGWIQFFLYQVLYCVDVERPARETEIKKAVPFPFQRQLHLSWLDKILINAQPQGSEMLQLDVDAALKRLFVSDALINCSAGRPWDEQHCWFAGHLIRSRKLALEYDYLLPLGPGRPKMSGWLACKRRIFKAFGLNVATIHRCFWSLLSLEQKDVQLTRLLAQFPPVLEAVKDEKPAYEEDKNLRFKRHARQKFESWPPEKIEI from the exons ATGCTGGTCACTCACGtcccgcggcgtgcgcgcctgcagagcgtCGCCCCTTcaaagacgaggagaggcttcctctcttcttcttcttcttctctcctgtctccgctctctccttccctcccttcttcttcttctgcagatGGAGGTCGACCTGctcggcctctgctgcgtctctccgcccccTCCTCGTCCGTCGCGttgtctgcttcttctgtcccttctcctttctcttcgctttcttctccttcttctctctcttctttttctcttccggGAGGGAAGGAGGTCCGGCGCTTCATTGGCGTGATGGCTTCGCTGTCGTCAGGGCAAATGACCACGCGGGAGTACGAAGAGGCCTTCTTGCCAAGGCGCCTCAAGCGCATCAAG GTCTTcagttcgcctcctccgagTGAACTCCCTGCGCACTTCCACAAGCGCCTTGACCACGCGTACTCCAACCCGCGCTCTATCCTCAA GTTGTATCGGCAATACATGAGGAAGGACGACCAGCCTGCTTACGACTGGCTCGTGCGCTGCTTCTGTCAGCTTGGAAACACCTTCGGGTTTAATTCTTTCTG GGCGACGAAAGACAAGCAGGTGATCCACGCACTGCCGAGCTTCAAATTCCTCGTCTACGATTTGATCGAGCGGAAGCACCTTATTCAG CCGCAGCAAGTTCCTCGCTTGCTCTATGCTCTGGCGTGCCTGGAGTACCGCTCTTGGCACCTGCTGCCCACGCTGCTGGAGCACGTGGAGGCGAACTTGCAG AAGTGGAGAACGCCTACCCTCGCGAACTTGGCGCTTACACTCTCGCTGATGGGTGTCGGCGACGACAAGCCGG aCACCAACCAGTTCGGCCCGCCGGACTTGCTCTCGCGCGACTACTCGGGCTTGGTCTCGAAGATTGCTCTCGAGGTGcatcggcgcctcgcctctgtttCGGAGGCGGattcctcttctccttcgtccgcGAGCGAGTTCTTGGAAGAGCCGCGAAAGAGTCCGCTGCACGACGCCTTCGGCTGCGTGCCGTTCGACTACGCGggtctcgccttcgcgctcacGCTGCAGGGGAGCTACGACGT ACACCTGCCTTCGCAAGACGAGACGAGTTCTTCCTCGCTTGCGCTTTTCCTCCAACGCGCATGCCAGCCT CTGTCCTTGGAGCAACTCGAGAGCAGCGGCTGGATTCAGTTTTTCCTTTACCAAGTCCTCTACTGCGTCGACGTggagaggcccgcgagggAGACCGAAATCAAGAAAGCAGTCCCCTTCCCCTTCCAGCGGCAGCTTCATCTCTCTTGGCTTGACAAAATTCTGATcaacgcgcagccgcag GGCAGCGAGATGCTCCAGCTGGACGTCGACGCCGCCCTCAAGAGGCTCTTCGTCTCTGACGCGCTGATCAACTGCTCCGCGGGCCGTCCCTGGGATGAGCAGCACTGCTGGTTCGCTGGACACCTCATTCGCTCGAGAAAACTCGCCCTCGAATACGACTACCTGCTTCCGCTCG GCCCTGGCAGACCGAAGATGTCAGGCTGGCTGGCGTGCAAACGCAGAATTTTCAAGGCCTTCGGCCTCAACGTCGCGACGATTCATCG GTGTTTCTGGTCACTTCTGAGCCTGGAACAGAAGGACGTCCAGCTGACGCGGTTGCTCGCGCAGTTCCCGCCGGTCCTCGAGGCCGTCAAAGACGAGAAACCGGCGTACGAGGAAGACAAAAACCTCCGCTTCAAACGGCACGCGCGGCAGAAATTCGAGAGCTGGCCGCCAGAGAAAATCGAAATCTAG
- a CDS encoding Ras family protein (encoded by transcript BESB_049890): MLAFTPITRQPVDPVPQPSKPIRVAVVGDVGVGKTTLLQCFVNGTDPTRREGLGVEAGPTIGVDYLRKTIRIKNENVCLHFWNLSGDAVFGEMRKEFYKESDAVVLVFDVTSRASYKNLSSWLSVLQPLLDDHRFSLFLCGNKAESASRVVEESEGRLWALKNGLPYFEVSSTTGQGVDTLFENLVLSMHLLSS, from the exons ATGCTGGCATTCACTCCTATCACGCGCCAGCCTGTGGATCCAGTTCCACAGCCCTCGAAGCCGATTCgggtcgccgtcgtcggcgacgTTGGCGTCGGCAAAACTACGCTTTTGCAGTGTTTTGTCAACGGAACGGATCCTACGCGCAGGGAAGGCCTGGGTGTCGAGGCGGGTCCCACGATCGGCGTAGACTATCTGAGGAAGACTATTCGAATAAA GAACGAGAATGTCTGTCTCCATTTCTGGAACCTCTCCGGCGACGCAGTTTTCGGTGAAATGAGAAAAGAATTCTACAAGGAGTCAGACGCAGTTGTGCTTGTCTTTGACGTCACTTCGCGAGCTTCGTACAAGAATCTCTCTTCATGGCTGTCAGTTCTTCAGCCGCTCCTCGACGACCATCGCTTCAGCCTTTTCCTGTGTGGGAACAAG GCGGAGTCCGCAAGCCGCGTTGTagaggaaagcgaaggaCGCCTCTGGGCGTTGAAGAACGGACTTCCGTATTTCGAGGTATCCAGCACGACAGGCCAGGGAGTCGACACTCTCTTCGAGAACCTCGTTCTCTCAATGCACCTGCTGTCTTCGTGA